The sequence ACCAAAGGTCTCTTTGACAAAGGCGATCTGTTGCTGGGTCTGGATGTAGCTGTGTTTCATTGTCCGATCCTCAATCTCTGGCTTATCTGGGAGAGGATTTTTCACCAGACCCGCCCAATAATTCAATATTCAACAACAAATAAACTTGATCGCACTTTGATTCATCAATTAATTGCGGATATATTGAGAATTCGCTAATTCAGAGGCAAAAAAATGAACGAAGAGTATCGAATCGATAATCTGGACAGATCCATCCTGTGTGCCCTGCAAGAGGATGCCCGTACCCCCTATGCGGAACTGGCCAAGCGCAATGGCGTCAGTCCGGGAACCGTGCATGTGCGGGTCGAGAAGATGAAGCAGGCGGGGATCATCACCTCCGCCCAGGTGATGGTGGACCCTAAGAAGTTGGGGTATCAGGTATGCTGCTTTATCGGCATCAACCTCAAAGCCGCGGGGGATTATCCGGCGGTATTGGAGAAATTGCTGGCCCTGCCCCAGGTGGTGGAAGCCTACTACACCACGGGTCACTACAGCATCTTCACCAAGATCCTGACCCACAACATTGACGCACTCCACGAGCTATTAGTGCATAAAATTCAAAGCATTGAGCAAATTCAGTCAACTGAGACTCTGCTTTCCCTTCAGCAGCCCATTCACCGCCAGATAACCCCATAAACACAACACTAACATTCTAATCCAGAAAGAAATCGCAGCAGATTTCTCTGACGAGGTCGTTCGCAATCACCAGTGACTCCTGATAGAAAGTAGGATTCGTCAAAAAAGACGAAAGGCTTTAGGAAGTTAAGTAGCCAACTCTAATAAAATCAGGGAATCAACAAGAATGAAAACTCGTATTGCGATCGCAGTGGGCGCCCTGCTGGCCTCAGGGTCAGCTCTCGCCTCGGACTTAAGAGATCAAGGGATTGCTCTCGAAGCTCCGATTGAGAATTTTTATGCACCAGCACAACGCAACTACAACCAGGAACAGCAGCCCCGCTTCCTGGTAAAATTGACCGATGCCCCCATCGCCACCTACTCAGGCGGCGTGGCCGGTTTCGTCGCCACCGACTCCATCCGCGACAAGCGCAACAAGCTGAACCTGTCCAGCCCCAAGGTGCAGGACTACGCCAGCTACCTGAAGCAGAAGCGTCAAAGCTTTGCTCAGCAGGCCGCCAGCATGGGCGCCAAGGTAGAGCGTCAGTTTGATACCCTGTTCAACGGCGTCAGTGTCTCCGGTCAGGGCCTGACCAAGGAAAAGCTGCTGGCGATGCCCGGAGTGGCGGCCGTCTATGACCACGCCATCTACACCACCCAGATGGATACCTCCCGCGCCCTGATCCATGCCCCACAAGCCTGGGAACTGATGGGCGGCGTATCCGAAGCCGGTAAGGGAATCAAGGTCGCCATCATCGACTCCGGTATCCGCCCGGAACACCCGATGTTCTCCGGCGCCAACTTCGATGAGCTGGAGTGGGACCGTCCCGAGGACGACTACTGCGCCACCGCCGAGGATTTCTGCAACAACAAACTGATTGTTGCCCGCTATTCCACCCCCACTTTCGATGTGGCTCCCGACGAGCACATGAGCCCTCTGGGCTATGGCGGCCACGGCACCCACGTTGCGGGTACCGCAGTGGGTAACGTCATCAGCGCCACCTATTCCGGTGTCGACACCGAGATCTCCGGTGTGGCCCCAGGCGCCTACCTGATGGTATACAAGGCGCTGTTTGCCCCCGCCGATGACATCCACGGCGGTTCGGGTTCCAACATCATGTTGCTGGAAGCCCTGGAGATGGCCGTGAAAGATGGCGCCGACGTCATCAACAACTCCTGGGGCGGCGGTGCCGGCTCCAACCCGGCCTTCAGCCCCTACGTGGAAGCGTTTGAAGCCGCGGAAGCCGCCGGCATCCTGGTCTCCACCTCAGCGGGTAACAGCGGCACCCAGGGCGCTCAGTCCATCGGCTGCCCCTCCTGCATCGAGTCCGGCCTGTCCGTGGCCAACTTTACCCACGGCCGCTTCTTCGCCAAGCCGGTATCCATTGGCTCCGTCAGCGATGCGGTTTCCGTAGAAGGCACCGGCGAGGCTCGCCTGGCAGATCTGGACGGTGACCTGACCGGTCCCGCCAAGGCCGCGCTCCA is a genomic window of Ferrimonas sp. YFM containing:
- the asnC gene encoding transcriptional regulator AsnC codes for the protein MNEEYRIDNLDRSILCALQEDARTPYAELAKRNGVSPGTVHVRVEKMKQAGIITSAQVMVDPKKLGYQVCCFIGINLKAAGDYPAVLEKLLALPQVVEAYYTTGHYSIFTKILTHNIDALHELLVHKIQSIEQIQSTETLLSLQQPIHRQITP